Proteins found in one Eriocheir sinensis breed Jianghai 21 unplaced genomic scaffold, ASM2467909v1 Scaffold1520, whole genome shotgun sequence genomic segment:
- the LOC126990281 gene encoding uncharacterized protein LOC126990281: MALSSSDIMSSESFSNHLSGSLPVYVSPQDITKHPQLSHLLKDLSLRLTPTGTLKSTHTRLAHATAALKHARMKYLEEATLHRVSQDVLLKMCDGDDKEENKMRKMLEAVTLSELQDHLQLVRSSDEGQREGRSSKMHTMFSISPEDLLASCKALNPGAYTDDLSYAMEVWLEQEWIKISSFLKPVYGLLFDYSKILKSLLSKRLSHYPAQHLANCLVSLGPLP; this comes from the exons ATGGCTCTTAGTTCATCAGACATCATGTCATCAGAATCTTTCTCCAACCATT TAAGTGGAAGTCTGCCAGTGTATGTGTCCCctcaagacatcaccaagcaccCTCAGCTTAGCCATCTGCTGAAGGACCTAAGCCTCCGCCTCACCCCCACGGGCACCCTCAAGAGCACCCACACTCGCCTTGCACATGCCACTGCTGCCCTCAAGCATGCCAG AATGAAATATTTAGAAGAAGCAACACTTCATCGGGTATCCCAAGATGTACTTCTGAAAATGTGTGATGGggacgataaagaagaaaat aaaatgaggaagatgctGGAGGCAGTAACATTGTCAGAGCTGCAGGATCACCTCCAGTTGGTGAGGAGCAGTGATGAGGGGCAACGGGAAGGCAGGAGCAGCAAGATG CACACAATGTTCAGTATTTCGCCTGAAGACTTGTTGGCCAGTTGCAAGGCTCTAAACCCTGGGGCATACACTGATGACTTGAGTTATGCAATGGAAGTTTGGCTTGAGCAAGAGTGGATCAAGATCAGTTCATTTTTAAAGCCA GTGTATGGTCTCCTGTTTGACTACAGTAAGATTCTGAAAAGCCTGTTGTCAAAGCGGCTGTCCCACTACCCAGCACAGCACTTGGCTAACTGCCTTGTTAGCCTCGGCCCACTTCCTTAA